A section of the Oscarella lobularis chromosome 15, ooOscLobu1.1, whole genome shotgun sequence genome encodes:
- the LOC136195910 gene encoding tRNA methyltransferase 10 homolog B-like isoform X3: protein MRRSFLSLLRVSSFRTSSRSFASRWRAEKRERAQIAMESPETPKIVVDLSLTHGMTLRETRKLANQIQLIYGSNLNHASPVHLMITSCDENSLLWKEMSKGFRHSLKNIPIDFRHDDFWTIFENDLSNLIYLSPDSPNNLVDVNDAKVLVLGGIVDHQINKCVSLNRASSHKVATAKLPILEHFSTQKSYSTVLSINQDTQRSSSWVVMAGHVAWDQHFT from the exons ATGCGGAGATCttttctgtctcttcttcgcgtttcttcgtttcgaacgaGCTCCCGAA GTTTCGCGTCCCGATGGCGCGCggaaaagcgagaaagagcgCAAATCGCCATGGAATCGCCCGAAACGccaaaaatcgtcgtcgatttgagtTTGACGCATGGAATGACGCTAAGA GAAACGCGAAAATTGGCTAATCAAATTCAGCTAATCTACGGCTCGAATCTCAATCACGCGAGTCCCGTACATCTAATGATTACGAGCTGCGACGAAAATTCGCTCCTGTGGAAAGAAATGAGCAAAGGATTTCGTCATTCATTGAAAAATATTCCA ATTGATTTTCGACACGACGACTTTTGGACGATATTTGAAAATGATCTTTCAAATCTCATCTACCTCAGTCCAGATTCTCCCAACA atttaGTCGATGTGAACGATGCCAAAGTTCTCGTACTCGGAGGAATCGTTGATCACCAAATCAATAAG TGCGTTTCCTTGAACCGCGCATCTTCTCACAAAGTCGCAACCGCGAAACTTCCAATTTTAGAACACTTCTCAACGCAGAAATCCTACTCAACAGTACTCTCCATAAATCAAG ACACACAaagatcgtcgtcatggGTCGTCATGGCCGGTCACGTTGCGTGGGATCAGCACTTCACGTGA
- the LOC136195910 gene encoding tRNA methyltransferase 10 homolog B-like isoform X4, protein MESPETPKIVVDLSLTHGMTLRETRKLANQIQLIYGSNLNHASPVHLMITSCDENSLLWKEMSKGFRHSLKNIPIDFRHDDFWTIFENDLSNLIYLSPDSPNNLVDVNDAKVLVLGGIVDHQINKCVSLNRASSHKVATAKLPILEHFSTQKSYSTVLSINQVFDCLSTYRSSRDWVESLREVIPPRKGFLPRTRLAHPG, encoded by the exons ATGGAATCGCCCGAAACGccaaaaatcgtcgtcgatttgagtTTGACGCATGGAATGACGCTAAGA GAAACGCGAAAATTGGCTAATCAAATTCAGCTAATCTACGGCTCGAATCTCAATCACGCGAGTCCCGTACATCTAATGATTACGAGCTGCGACGAAAATTCGCTCCTGTGGAAAGAAATGAGCAAAGGATTTCGTCATTCATTGAAAAATATTCCA ATTGATTTTCGACACGACGACTTTTGGACGATATTTGAAAATGATCTTTCAAATCTCATCTACCTCAGTCCAGATTCTCCCAACA atttaGTCGATGTGAACGATGCCAAAGTTCTCGTACTCGGAGGAATCGTTGATCACCAAATCAATAAG TGCGTTTCCTTGAACCGCGCATCTTCTCACAAAGTCGCAACCGCGAAACTTCCAATTTTAGAACACTTCTCAACGCAGAAATCCTACTCAACAGTACTCTCCATAAATCAAG TATTTGATTGCCTGTCGACATACCGAAGTTCTAGAGATTGGGTAGAGTCTCTCCGCGAAGTAATTCCGCCTCGTAAAGGGTTTCTTCCGAGAACTCGTTTAGCTCACCCCGGATAA
- the LOC136195910 gene encoding tRNA methyltransferase 10 homolog B-like isoform X2: MRRSFLSLLRVSSFRTSSRSFASRWRAEKRERAQIAMESPETPKIVVDLSLTHGMTLRETRKLANQIQLIYGSNLNHASPVHLMITSCDENSLLWKEMSKGFRHSLKNIPIDFRHDDFWTIFENDLSNLIYLSPDSPNNLVDVNDAKVLVLGGIVDHQINKCVSLNRASSHKVATAKLPILEHFSTQKSYSTVLSINQVFDCLSTYRSSRDWVESLREVIPPRKGFLPRTRLAHPG, from the exons ATGCGGAGATCttttctgtctcttcttcgcgtttcttcgtttcgaacgaGCTCCCGAA GTTTCGCGTCCCGATGGCGCGCggaaaagcgagaaagagcgCAAATCGCCATGGAATCGCCCGAAACGccaaaaatcgtcgtcgatttgagtTTGACGCATGGAATGACGCTAAGA GAAACGCGAAAATTGGCTAATCAAATTCAGCTAATCTACGGCTCGAATCTCAATCACGCGAGTCCCGTACATCTAATGATTACGAGCTGCGACGAAAATTCGCTCCTGTGGAAAGAAATGAGCAAAGGATTTCGTCATTCATTGAAAAATATTCCA ATTGATTTTCGACACGACGACTTTTGGACGATATTTGAAAATGATCTTTCAAATCTCATCTACCTCAGTCCAGATTCTCCCAACA atttaGTCGATGTGAACGATGCCAAAGTTCTCGTACTCGGAGGAATCGTTGATCACCAAATCAATAAG TGCGTTTCCTTGAACCGCGCATCTTCTCACAAAGTCGCAACCGCGAAACTTCCAATTTTAGAACACTTCTCAACGCAGAAATCCTACTCAACAGTACTCTCCATAAATCAAG TATTTGATTGCCTGTCGACATACCGAAGTTCTAGAGATTGGGTAGAGTCTCTCCGCGAAGTAATTCCGCCTCGTAAAGGGTTTCTTCCGAGAACTCGTTTAGCTCACCCCGGATAA
- the LOC136195911 gene encoding solute carrier family 25 member 44-like: protein MIEWEQMDKRKYYGIGTAFLVGIRAAIYPAMLVRTRLQVQQQKSIYTGSFDALGKISRREGIRGLYKGFLPHNIGLLALQTHSTAYELSRHLLLPTTWSPTWKGLVAGTIASSSSQIVNVPVDVVSQKLMMAGQSKNLNISLRNVIVEIYSKNGLRGFYKGYFISLLTFGPTSGIWWSTYLTVHDYLLPNFPTALPSLSLNAFSGMCAGFTSSTLTNPLDVIRTRFQVIGGKSIGNIARRLYKEEGLAMLYKGLTARYMSTLPSSALYIATYELVKNLSLK from the coding sequence ATGATAGAATGGGAGCAAATGGACAAGCGCAAATACTACGGCATAGGAACGGCTTTTCTCGTTGGAATACGAGCGGCTATCTATCCAGCAATGCTCGTTCGAACGCGCCTCCAAGTACAACAGCAAAAATCGATCTACACGGGATCTTTCGACGCCCTGGGCAAAATTTCGCGCCGCGAGGGAATTCGGGGCCTCTACAAGGGTTTTCTACCTCACAATATTGGACTGCTTGCTCTTCAGACGCACTCCACGGCCTACGAACTCTCGCGACACCTTCTCCTACCGACCACGTGGTCACCCACGTGGAAAGGTTTGGTTGCCGGGACGATAGCGAGTTCGTCGAGCCAAATCGTTAACGTgccagtcgacgtcgtttcgcaaaAGCTGATGATGGCCGGACAGTCGAAAAATCTAAATATTTCTCTACGCAACGTCATTGTTgaaatttattcaaaaaatgGCTTACGTGGATTTTATAAAGGTTATTTCATTTCCCTGCTAACGTTTGGTCCAACGAGCGGCATATGGTGGAGCACCTATTTGACTGTACACGATTATTTATTGCCTAATTTCCCAACTGCCCTACCTTCATTATCTCTAAACGCTTTTTCTGGAATGTGTGCCGGTTTTACGTCAAGCACGCTAACAAATCCCCTTGACGTCATACGAACTCGTTTCCAGGTGATAGGTGGAAAATCAATAGGAAATATAGCGAGACGACTCTACAAGGAAGAGGGCCTAGCTATGCTCTATAAGGGGCTTACAGCAAGATACATGTCGACGTTGCCAAGCAGCGCTCTCTACATAGCAACGTACGAACTAGTCAAAAATCTCAGTTTAAAATAA
- the LOC136195901 gene encoding protein FAM13A-like: MKPPLFCGSPKSVQTNDFAPKTPLPASDANRLSISSLKRRLGSPLSPKRKSGPHSRALTFGVALDELMRHATPGSHVPRVVETVCEHIRANGLDCEGIFRVSGNQKILEKMRVDFDKTGNADLKRVTDVPAVASLLKQFLRELPIPVVPDDLKKSFMDAYANNKSDRDACAKELKRLVPFLPASHFQLLKYICKFLIDVAEREDRNKMGHVALAIVFGPNLFRLSDGLIALQEQAFTNGATAVMIQCYDEIFGDDGGEIKRGRKKPDKPLPFAEHVQKKKKKKAKSKDRARTLYDEEEIVEVAEMTVAAAAAAAQGSQGFEEEDSVATPLNHTLMDANLEVARDRRRRQRARSTEIQRRPLPPDPPAPAPPKEDFHKALSADNLLDDDDDDEADGYAKVEFKTRPMSNPDPPIIPKLVLDPVVNEDALSPPLSQVDHLMRSGSPWSLSSGAPSPQPAVTPRRSLVLRSIVRETVSKHLFANENGRNDDDDDDNPIANLREVPSVSGGEDKDEESPPVERMRGRGDHIKGKISAWEKRIVEERTARSPSSPRRVVVPPPLSTDFLKKRDEIGARLNLGLSTAPVVQFVTSPDDDAIVDDDFVSLPRNATTGLLTSLTANRAPPPKNRRRPMRRRRNDDDDKGSELVLQDIDEEKETKVPKRRKSNVNDVIVEGKRQRKSYDLTVQEYDEERDSNSSSSKVQSRKSNDVNDKQKRRKNRNANDVTVQDVENDDDEKTKKTLDVSNSTSTRLSTTSVDSALPASPAAATAISWHDVAREMDADLSRKRSVDGRSANMDEMTLSELRAEKQCVQRTLLAVERRHGRPTTLDGKEATRWIYNRYREIKMRVREMEKLGAPESGKTVGDVVETAAEERLRLDSGVHMSPTTTKDMSPEAIVDSAETSIGSCDDVLKSASTGELEKQLATAKRTKRALRDVLKAFETRFEKETGRRVGKADRGVMEEKYVEYKKVKSSIKLLSKLLGQRVA; encoded by the coding sequence ATGAAGCCGCCGCTATTCTGCGGAAGCCCCAAATCGGTCCAAACGAACGATTTCGCGCCTAAAACGCCTCTTCCCGCCTCCGATGCGAATCGCCTATCGATATCGTCGCTCAAGCGTCGTCTCGGctcgccgctttcgccgaaacgaaaatCGGGGCCCCATTCGAGGGCCCTAACGTTCGGCGTCGCACTCGACGAACTGATGCGTCACGCGACACCCGGATCGCACGTgccgcgcgtcgtcgaaacggtgTGCGAACACATACGAGCGAACGGTCTCGATTGCGAGGGAATATTCCGCGTGAGCggaaatcaaaaaattttggaaaaaatgcgcgtcgatttcgacaaAACGGGAAACGCCGATTTGAAACGCGTCACCGACGTCCCGGCTGTCGCTTCTCTATTGAAGCAATTCTTACGAGAACTTCCCATACCCGTCGTACcggacgatttgaaaaaatcgtttatGGACGCGTATGCCAATAATAAATCGGATCGGGATGCATGCGCGAAGGAGTTGAAACGTCTCGTGCCGTTTCTTCCGGCGAGTCATTTTCAACTTCTCAAATATATTTGTAAATTTCTTATTGACGTGGCCGAACGAGAGGATCGGAATAAGATGGGTCACGTCGCCCTGGCGATTGTATTCGGCCCGAATTTGTTTCGTTTGTCGGATGGATTGATAGCGCTTCAGGAACAGGCGTTTACGAATGGAGCGACGGCGGTTATGATTCAATGCTATGATGAGATCTTTGGAGATGACGGCGGGGAGATCAAAAGGGGTCGAAAGAAACCGGATAAACCACTTCCCTTCGCCGAACACGtccaaaagaagaaaaagaagaaggcaaagagtAAGGATCGTGCTAGGACTTTgtacgacgaggaggagattGTGGAAGTGGCGGAGATGacggtcgccgccgccgccgccgccgcccaagGTTCTCAAGGttttgaggaggaggattcGGTGGCGACGCCACTGAATCATACGTTGATGGACGCGAATTTGGAAGTggcgcgcgatcgacgacgacgacagcgcgCTCGTTCGACGGAAATCCAACGAAGGCCACTTCCGCCTGATCCACCGGCACCCGCTCCTCCAAAGGAAGATTTTCACAAGGCGCTAAGCGCCGATAAtctccttgacgacgacgacgacgacgaagcggatgGTTATGCGAAAGTCGAATTCAAAACTCGTCCAATGTCGAATCCGGATCCGCCAATAATTCCCAAACTCGTCTTGGATCCCGTCGTTAACGAAGACGctttgtcgccgccgctgtcgcAGGTGGATCATTTGATGCGGTCCGGTTCGCCGTGGTCGTTGAGCAGCGGCGCGCCGTCGCCCCAGCCGGCGGTGACGCCGCGACGATCGCTCGTACTTCGCTCCATCGTTCGCGAAACGGTCTCAAAGCATTTATTTGCAAACGAGAATgggagaaacgacgacgacgacgacgataatcCTATAGCGAATCTTCGAGAGGTGCCGTCGgtgagcggcggcgaagataAAGACGAAGAGTCGCCGCCCGTGGAACGAATGAGAGGGAGGGGAGATCATATCAAGGGAAAGATATCCGCGTGGGAAAAACGCATCGTCGAGGAGCGAACGGCGAGGagtccgtcgtcgcctcgtcgcgtcgtcgttcctcCGCCGCTGTCGACGGATTTTCTCAAGAAGCGAGACGAGATTGGTGCGAGATTGAATTTGGGATTGAGCACGGCGCCCGTCGTGCAATTCGTCACCTCGCCTGACGACGATGcgattgtcgacgacgatttcgtttcgttgccacgcaacgcgacgacgggattgttgacgtcgttgacggcgaatcgggctccgccgccgaaaaatcgtcgtcgtccgatgcgacgacgacggaacgacgacgacgacaagggATCGGAATTAGTATTGCAGGAtatcgacgaagagaaggagacgaaagtACCAAAACGGCGGAAATCGAATGTCAATGATGTCATAGTGGAAGGGAAACGACAAAGAAAGTCATATGATCTGACTGTGCAAGAGTACGACGAGGAAAGAGACTCCAACTCGTCTTCATCGAAAGTACAAAGTCGAAAatcgaatgacgtcaacgacaagcaaaagaggaggaagaacaggaacgcaaacgacgtcacagtgcaagacgtcgaaaacgacgacgacgagaagacaaagaaaacgttggACGTCTCCAATTCGACTTCAACTCGCCTATCGACGACaagcgtcgattcggcgttGCCGGCGagtccggcggcggcgacggcgatttcctggcacgacgtcgcgcgagaAATGGACGCCGATTTATCTCGCAAgcgttccgtcgacggccgATCGGCGAACATGGACGAGATGACGTTGAGCGAATTGCGCGCGGAGAAGCAGTGCGTCCAGCGCACTCTCCTCGCCGTCGAACGTCGCCACGGTCGCccgacgacgctcgacggCAAAGAGGCGACGCGTTGGATATACAATCGCTATCGCGAGATCAAGATGCGCGTGCGAGAGATGGAGAAACTCGGCGCGCCGGAGAGCGGCAAGACGGtgggcgacgtcgtcgaaacggcggcggaggaacGATTGCGATTGGACAGCGGCGTTCACATGTCGCCAACAACGACAAAGGATATGAGTCCGGAAGCGATTGTTGATTCGGCGGAGACTTCGATCGGAagttgcgacgacgttctcaagtcggcgtcgacgggcgAGTTGGAGAAGCaattggcgacggcgaagcgaacgaagcgCGCCTTGCGCGACGTTTTGAAGGCGTTCGAGACGCGGTTCGAGAAGGAGACGGGTCGGCGAGTCGGTAAGGCGGATCGCGGCGTCATGGAGGAGAAGTACGTCGAGTATAAGAAGGTAAAGTCGTCCATAAAGCTTCTAAGTAAACTGCTCGGTCAACGAGTCGCTTAA
- the LOC136195916 gene encoding ATPase inhibitor, mitochondrial-like — protein sequence MQHCRRVLSSFPRFTSARLFGQFEGGDGSIRSAGGSFAKKEQAQEDQYFRRLTQDQLHHLKEEHEEEIEHHAQAIKQHEDAIRRHKEKIMKHEAASKKDD from the exons ATGCAGCATTGTCGACGCGTCCTCTCGTCCTTTCCGAGATTTACGAGCGCAAGACTGTTTGGTCAA TTCGAAGGCGGAGATGGCTCAATTCG ATCGGCTGGTGGCTCATTTGCGAAGAAAGAACAAGCACAGGAAGATCAATACTTCCGAAGATTG ACTCAAGACCAATTGCATCATCTCAAGGAAGAACACGAGGAGGAAATTGAACATCACGCGCAAGCAATCAAGCAACACGAG GATGCCATAAGACGGCataaggaaaaaataatgaAGCACGAAGCGGCGAGCAAGAAGGATGACTGA
- the LOC136195907 gene encoding thioredoxin-like protein 1, with protein sequence MDAFTSFHAFFDSSAVPHTPDRCEAYTEPAAKAKAIDFLVKATTAIALSVTQDDVDKPTDSPYIFVMSQGRVIVVASDAEFLPKMTTAGSKLVVVDFSASWCGPCKQIAPIFAQLSLKYPTAVFLKVDVDECRAVAEQYGIRAMPTFLFFKNLVKIDQLQGANAGKLEEMIKKYIGDEEEAETSGVPGHIDLGPLLAKEGCECLNESDDHPFEGALQKGGGYLESDCDEQLLIAVAFNQPVKIHSLKMYTANLQTAPKTLRIFINQPSTLDFDSAERNKAIQEITLAPEHLSGSKLISLNYVRFQNVNNITIFVKDNQGGEEVTRINYIAFIGSPLDAVKMNEFKRVAGKAGEGESLH encoded by the exons atGGACGCTTTCACATCGTTCCACGCCTTCTTCGACTCGTCGGCAGTTCCCCACACACCAGATCGATGCGAAGCGTACACAGAACCGGCAGCCAAAGCCAAAGCAATCGACTTCTTGGTGAAAGCAACGACCGCCATTGCGCTGAGCGTGACGCAGGATGACGTAGACAAACCGACTGACTCCCCGTACATTTTCGTCATGTCTCAAGGAAGAGTTATTGTCGTTGCAAGCGATGCCGAATTCCTACCGAAAATGACGACAGCTGGAAGCAAactagtcgtcgtcgacttctcggCAAGTTG GTGCGGTCCTTGCAAGCAAATCGCCCCAATATTCGCACAGCTTAGTCTCAAATATCCCACCGCCGTCTTCCTCAAAGTCGACGTAGACGAATGTCGA GCCGTCGCCGAACAATACGGCATACGAGCCATGCCGAcgttcctcttcttcaaaaacctCGTCAAAATCGATCAACTACAGGGAGCAAATGCAGGAAAACTAGAAGAAATGATTAAAAAATATAtcggagacgaagaggaagcggaaACGAGCGGCGTTCCCGGACat ATCGATTTGGGCCCCCTATTGGCTAAAGAGGGCTGTGAGTGTCtgaacgaaagcgacgatcaTCCCTTTGAAGGGGCCCTTCAAAAAGGAGGGGGATATCTAGAGAGTGACTGTGATGAACAG CTTCTAATCGCTGTAGCGTTTAATCAACCCGTCAAAATTCACTCTCTCAAAATGTACACGGCCAATTTAC AAACTGCTCCTAAGACGTTGAGAATCTTTATCAATCAACCTAGCACgctagactttgattcggCGGAGAGAAACAAAGCCATACAGGAGATTAC ATTGGCTCCTGAGCATTTATCCGGAAGTAAGTTAATATCTCTCAATTACGTGCGATTTCAAAACGTCAATAATATAACA ataTTTGTGAAAGATAATCAGGGTGGTGAAGAGGTGACCCGGATTAATTACATTGCCTTTATAGGAAGCCCATTGGATGCAGTGAAAATGAACGAATTCAAAAGA gTTGCCGGAAAAGCGGGAGAGGGAGAAAGTCTGCACTAG
- the LOC136195900 gene encoding uncharacterized protein translates to MEKTLSSISGAISGLLSHYSGFTKEFQALVNTIGEARTKHEEDRIVRAECKMLQDRLKQPDISRKLLREYLVRLIYCEMLGHDASFGHIQAIKFAQQTGLLEKRIGYLAVCLLLHDGHELIVLLINTLQKDLNSSNVLENCMALTVAAKMVGSEMIPAVLSAVVAKLKHPRELVRKKAVLALHHFYKKSPSSVSHLHDDFRRALCDKDPGVMEASLGLFIELAKDDSRLIKDLNPSFVAILKQIIDRKLPKDFEYHSVPAPWIQIKILRILAVIGTDDLKCSEGMYEVIGLCMDRADSDNPINYAILYECIRTVTLIYPNSVMIQRCAKKVGRFLSSKASNNLKCTGITALTALVAVDPKVAIEHQMVVIECLDDPDDTLKRKTLDLLFKMTNPVNVEVICDRLINYLRSTVDQYLRADLVARITQLAERYSPNNAWFISTMNAVFELGGNLVQKEVAHNLLRLIAEGSDDETADTELRLYAVSSYMELIEKPCLPDILIQVIAWILGEYSYVLDDSNLDDILLKLIELLQRDFTDPSTSGWIITAVTKVVSQLGTCPESARALSQSYAHSASIDLQQRACELEALVANPTLMSQALPVDASCEDIEVDFSLSFLDQFVADSLVRGASRYKPATQRRKHHKESMSSVSHAAALNFLPYAPPPKPSSVPLQPVVVAPSPPSPPASREERDISSEPAQPQNEPKVEAVGLKAPRLWGRTGYARKTQGSSPAPERKPEPTPPPAVALETDVAEETPQEKDVDEGEVSVEETRKKALASALFGGVELSPKGSVKKDKVLKPVGAKKAKGFSRVVPPASSASSASSSALVSFDGLGLDADLMTSESRSADVPPPSSSVDLLLDLEGLDLSATPAPPPVAESSLLAIEPMIQEPQEKPMIQEPQSREKTPSEGFEFSFMQKTGSPPPEDASKQLLLESQTPLTSFSIPEELRDYPVATKDNQDVCHDPCLRVTCRKILMPSQLAIVFYLTNQKSSSLRSVRVQLELPGSFKATIDGEDKLEWEKEIASFATSVHILKLSAQSPDLQMNLRGEILIRDATQQRLFFAFPLEISDLLRPAVDMTTAEFGKLWSKGHSFHDAKLNIGTSKIQNPKDFMDKAKENLNLHPIQIIGKEGIVAGNFLSTNLLCLIHGKVLSSGKIDVWIKTRHNLLTGAVKKASENAFS, encoded by the exons ATGGAGAAGACGTTGAGTTCGATATCGGGCGCCATTTCGGGCCTTCTATCGCACTATAGCGGCTTTACGAAAGAATTTCAAGCGCTCGTGAACACCATCGGCGAAGCGCGAACGAAACAC GAAGAGGATCGTATCGTACGCGCGGAATGCAAAATGCTTCAAGATCGACTCAAACAGCCGGACATATCGCGC AAACTCCTTCGCGAGTATCTCGTTCGGCTGATCTACTGCGAAATGCTCGGCCACGACGCCTCGTTCGGGCACATACAGGCAATCAAATTCGCCCAGCAGACCGGCTTACTCGAAAAACGAATCG GATATTTAGccgtttgccttctccttcacgACGGTCACGAGCTGATCGTTCTTCTGATAAATACACTACAGAAA GATCTAAATAGTAGTAATGTATTGGAGAATTGCATGGCTCTGACTGTCGCAGCCAAGATGGTTGGGTCGGAAATGATTCCCGCCGTCTTGTCGGCTGTTGTCGCGAAATTGAAGCATCCTAG GGAACTCGTACGTAAGAAAGCCGTTCTCGCTTTGCATCATTTCTATAAGAAAAGTCCCTCCTCCGTTTCCCATCTCCATGACGACTTCCGGCGCGCGCTATGCGACAAGGATCCAGGCGTCATGGAAGCCTCACTGGGGCTTTTTATCGAATTAGCAAAGGA CGATTCCCGTCTTATTAAAGATTTGAATCCGAGTTTCGTAGCAATACTAAAACAAATAATCGATCGAAAACTTCCAAAAGATTTCGAATATCACTCCGTCCCGGCACCGTGGATTCAGATAAAAATACTTCGAATTCTAGCGGTGATAGGAACAGACGATCTCAA aTGTAGCGAGGGAATGTATGAAGTCATTGGCCTTTGTATGGATAGAGCCGACTCCGATAATCCAATTAATTAcg CGATTCTGTACGAATGCATACGGACTGTGACTCTAATATATCCCAATTCGGTAATGATTCAACGTTGCGCTAAGAAAGTTGGTcgctttctctcgtcgaaagcgaGCAACAATCTCAAATGTACGGGAATTACGGCGTTGAccgcgctcgtcgccgtcgatcccAAAGTGGCGATCGAACATCAAATGGTCGTCATAGAGTGTCTCGATGACCCGGATGACACGCTGAAACGAAAA ACGTTGGATTTGTTATTTAAAATGACGAATCCCGTCAACGTCGAAGTGATTTGCgatcgtttaattaattatttgcgATCGACTGTGGATCAATATTTGCGCGCGGATCTCGTCGCTCGAATCACGCAACTCGCCGAGCGTTATTCCCCAAATAACGCCTGGTTTATATCAACAATGAACGCCGTTTTCGAATTGGGCGGGAATTTAGTTCAAAAGGAAGTAGCGCACAATCTCTTGAGATTAATAGCGGaag ggtCTGATGACGAGACAGCTGATACGGAGCTTCGGCTCTACGCTGTCTCTTCCTATATggaattaattgagaaaCCGTGTCTTCCTGATATTTTGATACAAGTCATTGCTTGG ATTTTAGGCGAATATTCGTACGTGTTAGACGATTCGAATCTCGACGATATTTTACTAAAATTAATCGAATTACTTCAACGAGATTTCACGg ATCCGTCCACATCCGGTTGGATTATCACAGCCGTTACAAAAGTCGTTTCCCAATTGGGTACATGCCCCGAAtcggcgcgcgcgctaagccAATCGTACGCCCattcggcgtcgatcgatttGCAACAGCGCGCTTGCGAATTAGAAGCGCTCGTCGCGAATCCGACGCTCATGAGCCAAGCGcttcccgtcgacgcgagtTGCGAGGACATCGAG gtCGATTTTTCGCTGTCGTTTCTCGatcaattcgtcgccgattcgctcGTCCGAGGCGCGTCGCGCTACAAGCCGGCAACGCAGAGACGAAAACACCATaaag AATCGATGAGTAGCGTTTCCCACGCGGCCGCGCTCAATTTTCTCCCCTACGCTCCCCCGCCTAAACCCTCCTCCGTACCCCTACaacccgtcgtcgtcgccccgTCGCCTCCGTCGCCTCCCGCTTCTCGAGAAGAGCGCGATATTTCAAGCGAACCTGCGCAACCGCAAAACGAGCCCAA AGTCGAAGCCGTGGGTTTAAAAGCGCCGCGACTTTGGGGCCGAACGGGGTACGCTAGAAAAACGCAGGGATCCTCTCCTGCGCCGGAGAGAAAACCCGAACCGACTCCCCCTCCCGCGGTCGCCCTGGAGACCGACGTTGCCGAGGAAACGCCGCAGGAAAAA GACGTTGATGAGGGCGAAGTTAGTGTGGAGGAGACGCGTAAGAAGGCGCTCGCTTCGGCGCTGTTTGGGGGGGTTGAGCTATCGCCTAAGGGCTCTGTAAAG AAGGATAAGGTTTTGAAGCCGGTGGGggcaaagaaagcgaaagggTTTTCTCGCGTTGTTCCTCcggcttcttctgcttcttctgcttcttcttccgcGCTTGTTTCGTTTGATGGGTTGGGTTTGGACGCCGATTTGATGACGTCCGAGTCTCGTTCTGCTGacgttcctcctccttcgtcttcggtcGATTTGCTTTTGGATTTGGAGGGGCTTGACTTGAGCGCAACTcctgctcctcctcctgtcGCGGAATCCTCTCTCTTAGCAATAGAACCAATGATACAAGAGCCACAAGAAAAG CCAATGATACAAGAGCCACAATCGCGAGAAAAG ACTCCTAGCGAAGGTTTCGAGTTTTCCTTCATGCAAAAGACGGGCTCTCCGCCGCCGGAAGACGCTTCGAAACAACTCCTATTGGAGAGCCAGACGCCTCTAACCTCGTTTAGCATACCCGAAGAATTACGTGACTATCCGGTGGCCACAAAAGATAATCAA gaTGTCTGCCACGATCCGTGTCTTCGAGTCACGTGCCGAAAAATTCTCATGCCCTCTCAATTAGCTATCGTTTTCTATTTGACCAATCagaaatcgtcttcgctgCGAAGTGTCCGCGTTCAGCTCGAACTTCCCGGATCGTTTAAg GCGACGATAGACGGGGAGGATAAACTGGAGTGGGAAAAGGAGATAGCCAGTTTCGCTACG AGTGTTCACATTCTGAAACTGAGCGCTCAAAGCCCAGACTTACAAATGAATTTGCGCGGAGAAATTCTCATCCGGGACGCTACGCAGCAGAGATTGTTTTTCGCGTTTCCCCTCGAAATTAGCGATTTGCTAAG ACCTGCCGTTGACATGACGACGGCAGAATTTGGGAAACTTTGGAGTAAGGGCCACTCGTTTCACGACGCCAAACTGAATATTGGCacgtcaaaaattcaaaatccGAAAGATTTCATGGACAAGGCGAAGGAAAATCTCAATCTCCATCCCATACAAATCATAG GGAAAGAAGGCATCGTTGCAGGCAATTTTCTCTCGACCAATCTCTTGTGTCTTATTCACGGCAAAGTGCTGTCTTCCGGCAAAATAGACGTTTGGATTAAAACGAGACACAATCTTCTTACGGGAGCAGTAAAGAAAGCGAGCGAGAACGCATTTTCTTAA